The genomic segment CAGCCACAGGCGATGGGGCAGAGGCAATCTGGTCGAGTATCTTTTCTTCCAGCTGCTTTTTCCGAAACGCGCGTTCGTCGGTGCTTAAGCTGTCAAGGAGATCCGGATTGCCCTCAAACTGGGCGTACCAGTTGTCCAGAAGCCTGAGTTCTTCTTCGCTTATCGTCCCTGCCTCATATTTGGCAAGTATGTCGCCTATGTGTTGATTTTGACCGTCCATTTCCTGTGCTTTATACTTACTAGTACCTCAAGCAGACAGAAGCGGGAACAGGAAAATGAAAAAAAAACTGAATTAATGTTTATGAAGGTACAGCAACAGCAGCAGCTGGAAAATATCCATTTGATGGTCTTTGATTTCGGCTCGCATGATATTCATGGATTTCGTAATGTGCTTACGGACCATGGCCACCGAAATGTTCAGCTGCTCGGCAATATCCTGGTTCGAGCGTTTTTCGAAACGGCTCAGCAGAAATACCTGTTTGCAGGTGGCCGGCATTTTTTCGGCAATATGAAAAATTTTGGCGTGGATCTGCTTGGCTTCAAGCAGGCTGTCGGGCTGCACAGGGGAAGCCTGACCGAGGTGGGATACTGTTGCGGCATATTGTTCCTGGATTTTTTGTGCCCGGTAGGTTTTAAATACCTGAAACTTAACCGCCGTTCGGAGATAGGCGGCAAGGGAATGTTTGAGCTGGATTTCTTTTCTCCGCACATAAAAATCCACAAATACATCCTGAACGATTTCTTCTGCTATGGA from the Sphingobacterium thalpophilum genome contains:
- a CDS encoding RNA polymerase sigma factor, translating into MANCEFTTLTDQELVDLVQLKDDKAAFSELYNRYWEPLINTAGKSTRSLSIAEEIVQDVFVDFYVRRKEIQLKHSLAAYLRTAVKFQVFKTYRAQKIQEQYAATVSHLGQASPVQPDSLLEAKQIHAKIFHIAEKMPATCKQVFLLSRFEKRSNQDIAEQLNISVAMVRKHITKSMNIMRAEIKDHQMDIFQLLLLLYLHKH